A DNA window from Brassica napus cultivar Da-Ae chromosome C1, Da-Ae, whole genome shotgun sequence contains the following coding sequences:
- the LOC125580603 gene encoding probable F-box protein At5g47300 — translation MMTMLPDNLVEEILSRVPATCLKRLRSTCKLWNGIFNDRRFAKNHFDKAPKQYMVLKLTEEYRLCSFRGELGLIDPVCSAQFRISHVFHCDGLLLCTSEFYNRIVVWNPCTGQTKWITDPSDRVMFWVTFTLGRCYQENNYSYKLLRHVPCYEKLIFEICEINSDSCWRIPHDVTPDCLLQFAHYSVYLKGKTYWCASDSKEFDACMHLLSFDYTTERFGRLCLPGPYCRLHTVSLSVVREEKLSVLLRPHDRLGKEIEIWISSPIDDPKAVSWSKIFALDDPRLGYCTQTSFLVDDEKKIATCLERWIRSRDNAKAKLYYVLQYIVGEDNEVTLLDFGASSNLHLHSQLLFNYVPSLVHIQ, via the coding sequence aTGATGACGATGTTGCCAGATAATTTAGTAGAGGAGATACTAAGTCGTGTTCCGGCCACATGTCTGAAACGTTTACGATCAACATGCAAACTATGGAACGGTATATTCAACGATAGGAGATTCGCAAAAAATCACTTTGATAAAGCCCCAAAGCAATATATGGTTCTCAAGCTAACGGAGGAATATAGGCTTTGCTCATTCCGTGGTGAGCTTGGACTAATAGATCCGGTTTGTTCAGCTCAATTCAGGATATCTCATGTCTTTCACTGCGATGGCTTGTTGTTATGCACCAGCGAATTCTACAATAGAATCGTGGTTTGGAACCCGTGTACTGGTCAAACCAAGTGGATCACCGATCCCAGCGATCGTGTCATGTTTTGGGTAACTTTTACTCTTGGAAGGTGCTaccaagaaaataattatagcTATAAATTATTGAGACACGTGCCTTGTTACGAGAAGCTAATATTTGAAATCTGTGAGATCAACTCCGATTCATGCTGGAGGATTCCTCATGATGTCACTCCAGACTGCTTATTACAGTTTGCTCATTACAGCGTGTATTTGAAAGGAAAGACCTACTGGTGTGCTTCGGATTCAAAAGAGTTTGATGCGTGCATGCATTTACTGAGCTTTGATTATACAACAGAGAGATTTGGACGTCTGTGCCTTCCTGGCCCGTATTGTAGACTCCATACTGTGTCTCTATCGGTTGTTAGAGAAGAGAAGCTTTCAGTGTTATTACGACCCCATGATAGACTTGGAAAAGAGATAGAGATATGGATAAGCAGTCCTATTGATGATCCCAAAGCTGTGTCGTGGAGCAAGATCTTCGCTTTGGATGATCCTCGTCTTGGCTATTGCACCCAGACAAGTTTCTTGGTGGATGATGAGAAGAAAATCGCTACATGTCTTGAAAGGTGGATACGTAGCCGTGACAATGCCAAGGCCAAGCTCTACTACGTCTTGCAATACATTGTTGGGGAGGATAATGAAGTCACGCTACTGGATTTTGGAGCATCTTCTAATTTGCATTTACATTCGCAACTTTTGTTTAATTATGTACCAAGTCTGGTTCATATCCAGTGA
- the LOC125580604 gene encoding glycine-rich protein DOT1-like, translated as MARVQGLVLLGLLVVSSLIMLTEGQSRVARKDLGLDLGGIGVGLGVGLGIGIGAGSGSGAGAGAGSSSSSSSSSSSSSSSSGWGDRSGAGSSAGSFAGSRAGSGSGN; from the coding sequence ATGGCTAGGGTCCAAGGTCTAGTTCTTCTTGGTTTATTAGTAGTGTCAAGTTTAATTATGTTAACCGAGGGCCAGAGCCGAGTCGCAAGAAAAGACTTGGGGCTTGACCTAGGTGGGATTGGGGTCGGACTGGGCGTTGGATTGGGGATTGGTATTGGCGCCGGGTCAGGCTCTGGTGCTGGTGCTGGTGCAGGTTCATCATCTAGTTCTAGCTCTAGCTCGTCGTCAAGTTCGAGTTCTAGTGGTTGGGGTGATCGATCGGGAGCCGGCTCATCTGCTGGTTCATTTGCTGGCTCTAGAGCTGGATCAGGATCTGGCAACTAA
- the LOC106374250 gene encoding transmembrane protein 208 homolog — protein MANQGAKKRKDENARHMAKLRRIIIACNVVYVIVRMLIFYSSFTWRHWIGLVVTSLGYAVPYKFLDGMAKPSVSDDGELIDGGFDMSSGGICGYLHDVLYITCFVQLASIISGKFWYAYLVIPAFGSYKASGLIKGFMSQGSEGGVEDEKTRKKREKMERKASRGQAVRTRTR, from the exons ATGGCGAATCAAGGAGCTAAGAAGCGGAAAGATGAAAACGCTCGACACATGGCCAAGCTCCGTCGGATCATCATCGCTTGCAAT gTTGTGTACGTGATAGTGAGGATGTTGATTTTCTATTCGAGCTTTACCTGGAGACATTGGATAGGCCTTGTGGTGACGTCGTTAGGTTACGCCGTTCCTTACAAGTTTCTCGATGGGATGGCTAAGCCAAGTGTTAGTGATGATGGTGAGCTTATTGATGGTGGTTTTGACATGAGCAGTGGTGGTATTTGTGG ATATTTGCACGATGTACTCTACATCACTTGCTTCGTGCAGCTAGCATCTATCATCTCTGGAAAGTTTTGGTACGCCTATCTAGTG atTCCTGCATTTGGATCATACAAAGCTTCTGGACTTATTAAAGGATTCATGTCACAAGGATCAGAG GGAGGTGTAGAGGATGAGAAAACTCGCAAAAAGAGggagaagatggagagaaaAGCTTCTAGAGGGCAAGCCGTCAGGACAAGAACACGGTGA
- the LOC106372852 gene encoding glycine-rich protein DOT1-like, which translates to MSVSNSSSLVLITLILATSCLVSESRIARKDLGLDLGGIGIGIGTGIGIGLGGGGSGSGAGAGSGSGGGGGSSSSSSSSSSSSSSSGGGGGDAGSEAGSYAGSRAGSGSGGSSGSGRGRGGGGGGGHGGGGGGGGGQGGGGGSGNGGGYGEGGGYG; encoded by the coding sequence atgtctGTGAGTAACTCATCATCACTGGTTCTAATCACCTTGATATTGGCCACGTCGTGCCTAGTCTCTGAGAGCCGGATTGCAAGAAAGGATTTGGGTTTGGACCTTGGCGGGATAGGTATAGGGATCGGTACTGGTATCGGCATAGGTCTCGGTGGAGGTGGTTCCGGGTCCGGAGCTGGTGCCGGGTCAGGatccggaggaggaggaggttcaAGCTCTTCTTCCTCATCTAGCTCCAGCAGTTCTTCGAGctctggtggtggtggaggtgaTGCGGGATCCGAGGCTGGATCATACGCGGGGTCACGTGCCGGGTCTGGTTCGGGCGGGAGTTCCGGGTCTGGCCGTGGaagaggaggtggtggtggagggGGTCAcggtggaggtggtggaggaggaggggGTCAAGGTGGAGGAGGTGGATCCGGTAACGGAGGAGGGTACGGTGAAGGTGGTGGATATGGATGA
- the LOC106374248 gene encoding counting factor 45-1-like, translating into MARVQGLALLGLLVISSLVMLTESRVARKDLGLDLGGIGVGLGVGLGIGIGGGSGSGAGAGAGSGSGSSSSSSSSSSSSSSSSGSGRSGAGSSAGSFAGSRAGSGSGN; encoded by the coding sequence ATGGCTAGGGTCCAAGGTTTAGCTCTTCTTGGTTTATTAGTGATTTCAAGTTTGGTTATGTTAACCGAGAGCCGAGTCGCAAGAAAAGACTTGGGGCTTGACCTAGGTGGGATTGGGGTCGGTCTGGGCGTTGGATTGGGGATTGGTATTGGCGGCGGTTCAGGCTCTGGTGCTGGTGCTGGTGCAGGTTCAGGATCAGGTTCATCATCTAGTTCTAGCTCTAGCTCGTCATCAAGTTCGAGTTCTAGTGGTTCGGGTCGATCAGGAGCCGGATCATCTGCTGGTTCATTTGCTGGATCTAGAGCTGGATCAGGATCTGGTAACTAA